A window from Pokkaliibacter sp. MBI-7 encodes these proteins:
- the panC gene encoding pantoate--beta-alanine ligase produces MLVLPTIAELRQQLHVERMRTHKIAFVPTMGNLHDGHISLIHKAREEADVVVASIFVNPLQFGANEDLERYPRTFAEDSAKLEESGCDYLFAPSVEEMYPQGLTSQTIVDVPRLSSLHCGASRPGHFRGVATVVAKLFGIVQPDVAIFGLKDFQQLAVIRQMVNDLCLPVNILGAEIARAESGLALSSRNGYLTSCELQTAPLLYQTLQGIEQRISAGEVDFRQLEAEAKQQLDELGLRPDYFNICNQATLELAEPDDKQLVILAASYLGKARLIDNIRIQL; encoded by the coding sequence CTATGGGTAACCTGCACGATGGCCATATTTCGCTGATTCACAAAGCCCGTGAAGAAGCGGATGTGGTCGTAGCGAGTATCTTTGTCAACCCACTGCAGTTCGGCGCCAATGAAGATCTGGAGCGATACCCACGCACCTTTGCGGAAGACAGTGCCAAACTCGAAGAAAGCGGTTGCGACTATTTATTTGCCCCCAGTGTCGAGGAGATGTATCCACAGGGCCTGACCAGTCAAACCATAGTTGATGTTCCAAGGCTGTCATCATTGCATTGCGGAGCCAGCAGACCTGGACACTTTCGTGGTGTAGCCACCGTCGTTGCCAAGCTCTTTGGCATTGTCCAGCCAGATGTTGCCATCTTTGGCCTGAAAGACTTCCAGCAACTGGCAGTGATTCGCCAGATGGTCAACGACCTCTGCCTGCCCGTTAACATTCTGGGAGCAGAAATAGCACGTGCAGAAAGCGGCCTAGCGTTAAGTTCACGTAATGGCTATCTGACCTCCTGCGAATTGCAGACGGCGCCCCTGCTGTACCAGACTCTGCAGGGTATTGAGCAGCGCATTAGCGCAGGTGAAGTGGATTTCAGACAGCTCGAAGCGGAAGCCAAGCAACAACTGGATGAACTGGGGCTAAGACCCGATTACTTCAACATCTGTAACCAGGCGACGCTGGAACTGGCAGAGCCCGATGACAAGCAGTTAGTTATTCTGGCAGCCAGCTACCTGGGCAAGGCACGACTGATCGACAATATTCGTATTCAACTCTGA
- a CDS encoding acetyl-CoA C-acetyltransferase, whose protein sequence is MRDVVIVAAGRTAVGSFGGGLAAMTAAELGATVIKTLLQQVDLDPAQVNEVILGQVLTAGCGQNPARQSVIKAGLPDTVPGMTINKVCGSGLKAIHLATQAIRCGDADIIIAGGQESMSQAPHVLPKSRDGQRMGDWKMIDSMITDGLWDAFNNYHMGITAENIVSKYGFSREEQDAFAAESQRKAGEAMAANRFADEIIPVSIPQRKGDPIVIDKDEQPRPGTTAESLAKLRPAFKPDGSVTAGNASSLNDGAAAVILASAEKAKALGLPVLATIKAYSSAGVAPEIMGTGPIDATRKCLEKAGWDINELDLIEANEAFAAQAMSVNKDLGWDISKVNVNGGAIALGHPIGASGCRILVSLLHEMIKRDANKGLATLCIGGGMGVALAIER, encoded by the coding sequence ATGCGTGATGTAGTGATCGTCGCAGCAGGCAGAACAGCAGTTGGAAGTTTTGGTGGTGGCCTTGCAGCTATGACAGCAGCGGAGCTGGGTGCAACAGTAATCAAAACCTTGCTGCAGCAAGTGGATCTTGATCCTGCACAGGTCAACGAGGTCATTCTGGGTCAGGTACTCACTGCCGGTTGCGGTCAGAATCCTGCCCGTCAAAGCGTCATCAAAGCAGGTCTACCTGACACCGTCCCCGGTATGACCATCAACAAGGTTTGTGGCTCAGGACTTAAAGCCATCCACCTGGCCACACAAGCGATTCGCTGTGGTGATGCAGACATCATCATCGCAGGTGGCCAGGAAAGCATGAGCCAGGCCCCCCATGTGCTGCCGAAATCACGTGATGGACAGCGTATGGGTGACTGGAAGATGATTGACTCCATGATCACTGATGGCCTTTGGGATGCATTCAACAACTATCACATGGGCATTACGGCGGAAAATATCGTCAGCAAGTATGGCTTCAGCCGAGAAGAGCAAGATGCCTTTGCTGCTGAGTCACAGCGCAAAGCAGGTGAAGCCATGGCTGCAAATCGCTTTGCGGACGAGATCATTCCTGTCAGCATCCCTCAGCGTAAAGGCGACCCTATTGTCATCGATAAAGATGAACAGCCCCGCCCAGGCACTACAGCTGAATCACTGGCGAAACTTCGGCCAGCCTTCAAACCCGACGGCAGCGTGACAGCAGGCAATGCCTCCTCCCTGAATGATGGTGCGGCTGCAGTTATCCTGGCCAGTGCAGAAAAAGCCAAAGCACTGGGACTTCCTGTTCTGGCCACCATCAAGGCGTACTCAAGCGCTGGTGTAGCACCCGAAATCATGGGTACCGGGCCAATTGACGCGACTCGCAAGTGCCTGGAGAAGGCAGGCTGGGATATCAACGAGCTGGACCTGATAGAAGCCAACGAGGCGTTCGCTGCCCAGGCAATGTCGGTTAACAAAGACCTGGGCTGGGATATCAGCAAGGTCAACGTCAACGGCGGCGCAATTGCACTGGGCCATCCCATTGGTGCGTCAGGTTGCCGTATTCTGGTTAGCCTGCTGCACGAGATGATCAAGCGTGATGCCAACAAAGGCTTGGCGACCTTGTGTATCGGTGGTGGCATGGGAGTCGCTCTTGCCATTGAGCGTTAA